AAGCCCCTCGATAATCCTGTCGCCAAGACTCATAACGCGCCGCTCAATATTATCGACACCCACTTCGTGAAACAGGGAAAGCGCAGCGCCAAAAGCCATGATGCTCATGGTGTTGAAACTTCCCTCCTCGAATCGCTGGGCATCGGGCCGTAACGTAAAATCATAGTTCATGAAATCATAGGCGTTGATCACACTGTTCCAGCCGACCACCGCCGGGTGGATTTTTTCCATCGCCTTGGCAGAAATATAAAATCCCCCCAGTCCCTCGACGCTTAATAGCCACTTGTGTCCGTCAGCGGCGAGAAAGTCGATGTGATCGCGCTTGACATCCATCGGCAAAACTCCCAGGCTTTGAATGGCGTCCACACAAAAGAGAATTCCCTTTTCCTTGCAAAAGGTTCCAATGCGGTTGAGATCGTTTCTGAAGCCGCTGTTGCATTCGACGGAACTGACCGAGAGGATGCGTGTGCGAGAATCAACACGGGCCACCAGATCGTCAAACAAAACCCGCCCGTCGATTGCGGGAACGAACCGGGTTTCCACCCCCAGTCGCTTGAGGTTCCACCACGGATACACATTGGCGGGAAACTCAATGTCGGGAATCACCACGTTGTCCCCCGGCTTCCAATCCAACCCGTTGGCCACAATTGAAATTCCCTCCGATGTATTTTTGACGAACGCCACTTCACTCACATCGGCATGAATCAACCGGGCAAAACTCGCCCGGACAGACTCCACCTTCGCCATCCAGTCTGAATAATTTACGGTCCCGAATAAACTCGTATCCTCGACAAACGCGTTCACCGCCTGCCGCACCCTGTTGGGCAGTGGCGACACTTTTGCGTGATCAAAAAAAATCCGGTTCTCAGTGATCGGAAATTCTTCTTTAAGATTCATTGTTTCCAAATTCATAAATGCCTTCCATTTTTTATTCAGTCGTTTTGTCTGCCAGTGGTTTGAGGACCATCAACTATCAGCAAAACTTTGTAAATACGCTCAAAGTCTCTTAATGGCCAACCCGGTTATGACAAACCGCCCCTGCGGCTAGCAGCCCGCAGTATAGAGCGAAATCCGTATTTGTTTCTTATGCGATCGATTCCCTTGTAGAGAGAGTCCTGCTGTTCACGCGTCACCTCCTGAAACAGATCGGTTTGCGTGCAAACGTTTCGGGAAAGAGAAGAAAGGCAGACCCCGATCAAACGCACACGCGTGTGACGGGTGAACTGTTTTCTGAACAGAGCCAAACAAGCTTGATAGATCACATGATCTTCAGCAGTGAGTTCAGATAGGGCGTGGGACCGGGTCACGGTTTTAAAGTCCGAGGTACGCAGTTTCAAGGTCACCGAGCGGGCATAAAGTTCAGACTCGCGCAACTGCGCCGCCGCCTTCTCCACCAGATAACTGAGCGTGGACTCCAGAAACCGGGCGTCCATCGAATCGGTTGCCAGCGTGGTTTCGCGGCTGATCGACCGGCTGTCTGCCGCCTCCCCCACAACCGGACTGAGGCAAATCCCTCGGGCTTTCAGATAAAGCCCGGCCCCCCATTTGCCGTGCACCTGTTCAAGCAGTTCCCTGGGAAGCGCCGCCAGGTCACCAACGGTCTGGACCCCCATGCGCCTGAACCGTTCTCCGCTTTTTGGCCCCACACCGGGAATGCGACCCACCGGCAGCGGTCTCAGGAACCTTCCTTCTTTACCGGGTGCGATCCAGAGAATACCGTTGGGCTTGACGAAACCGGATGCCACCTTGGCCAGCAGTTTGTTGGAAGCGATGCCGATCGAAGCGTTGATTCCTATTTCTCTTTTGATCTCATTTTTAATTCTTTCAGCGGTCGACAGAACCGGGCCGTGCAGTTTCTCGCATCCGGTGAGATCGACATAGGCTTCGTCCAGAGACATCGGCTCGACCAAGGGGGAATACTTATCCAAAAGGGCAAAAATGCGCCTGGAAAACTCGCCGTAAACCCCATGCGACCCGCGCAAAAAAATAGCATGCGGACACAACCTGCGCGCCTGGGCCAGTGGCATGGCGGAATGAATTCCATACTTGCGCGCCGCATAAGACGCCGCCGCCACCACTCCCCGCCGGGCCACGCCCGGTGGAAAAGGGGGCAAAGCATCCCCGCCTTGTGAACTTTTTTGACCATCGGATTTAGGCACGTCTGCACTCTGGCCCACCACCACCGGTTTGCCCACAAGCGACGGGTCCCGCACTTCTTCCACGGACACAAAAAACGCGTCCATATCCACTTGCAGAATTTCACGGTTTTGAATCAAGATTAACCCTCCATAAAAATATTCATTGCGACATCGCAAGCTAACCAAGACAGCAAATGACTCTAACGCGGTTCGACCGCAACTTCCGTGAGTATGGAGTTCGCAATAAAGCACGCACCGTGCGCCTTTTGGTGCAGCGCTTCAACTTCCTCCTGGGTCGGCGTTTCATCTTTCCCCCACGCCACTTTGGGCCGAAGGATTATACGCGTGACCGCCAGCTTGCCGTTCTCATTTTTTTCCAGGAACCCCACCGCATCATCCTCGTAACTTGTCACGGTCAAACGTTTCTTAGCAGAAATAGCCAGGAAGGTGAGCATGTGACAACTGGACAAAGCCCCAACAAAACCTTCTTCTGGATCGACACAATCGGGATTGCCCATAAAGGCAGGCGCTGAAGACGCTTTGATTTCCGCCCCGTTATCGAAGGTCCATAGGTGATCCCGGTTAAAAGTTTCATAAACAAAATCTTCTGAACTGTTCACCCAACTCACTCGCACACGATGTTCTGACATTTCTTCTCCTTATTTGTGAGTCCCGTTACTTGAATTTCCGCATCACCCCGATCACCACGCCCTGAATTTTAAAATCACCCTCTTTAACAATGATTGGCTCCATTTCCAGGTTGGCGGGTTGCAGACGCACCTGGCCCTTTTCCCGGTAAAACCGTTTCAAGGTCGCCTTTTCGTTGTCCAACAAGGCCACCACAGTTTCCCCGTTTTCCGCCCATTCCCTTCTCTCCACAATGACATAATCGCCGTCACGGATATGATCTTCGATCATCGAATCGCCTTTGACCCTCAGCACAAAGACATCCTTATCCGCCGCATCGGGCATGAGGGCAACCACCTCCTGGTTTTCCAGAACCTCGATCGGTTTTCCCGCCACAATATCGCCTAGTAAAACGTATTCTCTGGACAAGACATTTTCCGTCTCCTGGACAATCTCTATGGCGCGGCTCAGATTATGTTGTTTACGGATCAGGCCCTTGGCTTGCAGATGGGTCAAGTGTTTGTGCACCGTCGCCGGAGAATTGAGGTTGAACTGTTTGCCTATTTCCATGATGCTCGGCGCATACCCTTTGCTACAAATGTGATCTTTCAGGTATTGGTAAATCTCTTGCTGACGTTTGGTCAGATGCATACGGCCTATCCTCGTTTTCTTTTAAGCAGGCTTCCCTTTCTGAATGGGAAACCGGGGGAATTTTTCTTCGAGTATAGGCGAAAATTAAACGAAAATCAAGCCTGCCACGCAGGCTGGGGGCAGGTCGATAATTTGTATCCTGATGTTTTGCAAAGGGGTGAAAAACTTGAAGGGAAAATTAAGTTCAGCGGAAGAGGAAACTACACTCGGTTTTACTTAAGGGCATCTCTAAAAATAGACTAAATGTTCCTAATCGTTAATTTAAGGAGATGGCTTTGTTTTAGTGGGACAGGCTTTCTAGCCTGTCCGCACGGGCTAGAAAGCCCGTGCCACCGATATAAGAAATCTTGTGCAATGTTCGATTTCCCGTAATGAACTAATTTTTAGAGGTGTCCTTAAAATGAAATCGAAGGGTCCTTCACTTTCTGACCAATGACCTTTTGCGACTGTGGGATAAGGCCGCCAGATTTTTCCCCGGCATTCACCTGCCTGGAAACCGTAACAGGTTCCTGCTGAATAATTTCGTAAGGAATCTGTTTTTTCAAATCACCCTTCAAAATATCAGCGGACGGGGAATTTTTGCTATTATCGGAAGATTCAGCCCCAACAACTCGAGCCCAGTAAACCTTCTGGTTTTCTTCTCTCTTTCCCCCGTTGTTCCACGCAGTGGCGATCTTCGGCTCGTTGAAGGTTATTTCAGGGTTCGCCTCGTTGGGGTACTTCACTATGGAAGTCAGTTTATCGACCAGGCTCGTGGTCAATTCATTCATCATCAGCTTGCTGGTCACCAGATAAATGGGAGCAATCACCGCTGACACCATCCCTGTTG
The Nitrospinota bacterium DNA segment above includes these coding regions:
- a CDS encoding aminotransferase class V-fold PLP-dependent enzyme, whose product is MNLETMNLKEEFPITENRIFFDHAKVSPLPNRVRQAVNAFVEDTSLFGTVNYSDWMAKVESVRASFARLIHADVSEVAFVKNTSEGISIVANGLDWKPGDNVVIPDIEFPANVYPWWNLKRLGVETRFVPAIDGRVLFDDLVARVDSRTRILSVSSVECNSGFRNDLNRIGTFCKEKGILFCVDAIQSLGVLPMDVKRDHIDFLAADGHKWLLSVEGLGGFYISAKAMEKIHPAVVGWNSVINAYDFMNYDFTLRPDAQRFEEGSFNTMSIMAFGAALSLFHEVGVDNIERRVMSLGDRIIEGLQRRNFKILNSVIPEERSGSISFNCEMDLEKFSDYAADNQVSLTVRNGMVRLSPHFYNRESEIDRFFDLLDRFRGQS
- the dinB gene encoding DNA polymerase IV codes for the protein MIQNREILQVDMDAFFVSVEEVRDPSLVGKPVVVGQSADVPKSDGQKSSQGGDALPPFPPGVARRGVVAAASYAARKYGIHSAMPLAQARRLCPHAIFLRGSHGVYGEFSRRIFALLDKYSPLVEPMSLDEAYVDLTGCEKLHGPVLSTAERIKNEIKREIGINASIGIASNKLLAKVASGFVKPNGILWIAPGKEGRFLRPLPVGRIPGVGPKSGERFRRMGVQTVGDLAALPRELLEQVHGKWGAGLYLKARGICLSPVVGEAADSRSISRETTLATDSMDARFLESTLSYLVEKAAAQLRESELYARSVTLKLRTSDFKTVTRSHALSELTAEDHVIYQACLALFRKQFTRHTRVRLIGVCLSSLSRNVCTQTDLFQEVTREQQDSLYKGIDRIRNKYGFRSILRAASRRGGLS
- a CDS encoding OsmC family protein, coding for MSEHRVRVSWVNSSEDFVYETFNRDHLWTFDNGAEIKASSAPAFMGNPDCVDPEEGFVGALSSCHMLTFLAISAKKRLTVTSYEDDAVGFLEKNENGKLAVTRIILRPKVAWGKDETPTQEEVEALHQKAHGACFIANSILTEVAVEPR
- the lexA gene encoding transcriptional repressor LexA — translated: MHLTKRQQEIYQYLKDHICSKGYAPSIMEIGKQFNLNSPATVHKHLTHLQAKGLIRKQHNLSRAIEIVQETENVLSREYVLLGDIVAGKPIEVLENQEVVALMPDAADKDVFVLRVKGDSMIEDHIRDGDYVIVERREWAENGETVVALLDNEKATLKRFYREKGQVRLQPANLEMEPIIVKEGDFKIQGVVIGVMRKFK